The proteins below are encoded in one region of Macrobrachium rosenbergii isolate ZJJX-2024 chromosome 29, ASM4041242v1, whole genome shotgun sequence:
- the LOC136854404 gene encoding uncharacterized protein, with translation MKVLLVAFASILAAAECNLLQTLSLPKKEFIPSSHHSHQGYSYLPPPAPTVCADGQVLHVDGRCVTPVFTRSVYLFNVPQLPRRPTPLPYIPPPKVNHNILFVRLPEDLRAPDPIVVPPPQQKNIVYVLKKKTQHDGPRVIEVPAPPKTDPNIYFVGYQQGENPILPTGGDLESVLANNVQELYGQVVDTGSSPGHAGNTGAPSHTEGGLPSHVDSDSNLPVAGFGSQDHGDSGSHGSQGSAAGSVQNGAGSVDTGNNHDEDDVSGNFPLNHGSSVPPFNYYIPPIQFPR, from the coding sequence GTAGCGTTTGCTTCAATACTAGCAGCAGCAGAATGCAACCTCCTGCAGACACTCAGTTTACCTAAAAAGGAATTCATTCCAAGCAGCCATCACAGTCACCAGGGATACAGTTATCTCCCACCACCGGCTCCTACAGTCTGTGCGGACGGCCAAGTACTCCATGTCGATGGACGCTGCGTCACTCCCGTATTCACCCGCTCTGTCTACCTCTTCAACGTCCCGCAGCTACCTCGAAGacccactcccctcccctacaTTCCCCCACCCAAGGTCAATCACAACATCCTTTTCGTCCGCTTGCCAGAGGATCTCAGGGCCCCAGATCCCATCGTGGTTCCTCCTCCCCAACAGAAGAACATCGTCTACGTCCTCAAGAAGAAGACCCAACATGATGGACCCAGGGTGATTGAGGTCCCAGCTCCTCCCAAGACTGACCCCAACATCTACTTCGTTGGTTACCAGCAAGGGGAGAATCCCATTCTCCCAACAGGTGGAGACCTGGAGAGTGTTCTTGCCAATAATGTCCAGGAACTTTATGGCCAGGTGGTGGATACAGGGTCATCACCAGGTCATGCTGGAAATACTGGAGCACCTAGTCACACTGAAGGAGGTTTACCTAGTCATGTGGACAGTGATTCGAATCTTCCAGTCGCAGGGTTTGGATCACAGGATCACGGGGACTCCGGATCACACGGATCACAGGGCAGTGCAGCAGGAAGTGTACAGAATGGTGCTGGAAGTGTTGACACTGGAAATAATCATGACGAGGATGATGTTTCTGGCAACTTCCCTTTAAATCATGGATCCTCTGTCCCCCCATTTAACTATTACATTCCTCCAATCCAATTCCCTCGATAG